Proteins co-encoded in one Acidobacteriota bacterium genomic window:
- a CDS encoding xylose isomerase — protein MTNNYLPKPEDKFTFGLWTVGNRGADPFGTQVRRKLSPVEIVHMLAEVGAYGVNFHDNDLVPIDATPAERDQIVSDFRKACSDTGLKVPMATVNLFYEPVFRDGAFTANDAKVRHYAIQKTMRAMELGAEFGAETFVLWGGREGSETDACRRPDVAIKRLREALNYLCEFNISQKLGYKFAMEAKPNEPRADIYMPTTGAYLAFIETLEHKEMVGVNPEVAHEHMSGLNFTHAVAQAWEAGKLFHIDLNDQIGGRYDQDLRFGSVTPKAAFWLVKFLEDVGYPGMRHFDAHAYRTEDYDGVKDFAAGCMRTYLILKEKAVRWNNDAEIQAILAEIEETNKNDGLGGFDSLLATEFDRHQLASKGLQYERLDQLTMDILFGVR, from the coding sequence ATGACAAACAATTATCTACCAAAACCGGAAGACAAATTTACATTCGGCCTATGGACGGTCGGCAATCGCGGGGCTGACCCGTTCGGGACGCAGGTGAGGAGAAAACTGTCACCCGTCGAGATCGTCCACATGCTCGCCGAGGTTGGTGCCTACGGCGTGAATTTTCACGACAACGATCTTGTCCCGATCGACGCGACCCCGGCGGAACGCGACCAGATCGTGAGCGATTTTAGGAAAGCGTGCAGCGATACTGGCCTCAAAGTACCGATGGCGACCGTGAATTTATTTTACGAGCCGGTCTTTCGCGACGGTGCATTCACCGCGAATGACGCTAAAGTGCGCCACTACGCGATCCAAAAAACGATGCGAGCGATGGAACTCGGTGCCGAATTTGGTGCCGAGACCTTTGTTCTGTGGGGCGGCCGCGAGGGTTCGGAAACCGATGCCTGCCGGCGTCCGGACGTAGCGATAAAGCGGCTTCGCGAGGCACTGAATTATCTTTGTGAATTCAACATTTCCCAAAAGCTTGGCTATAAGTTTGCGATGGAGGCAAAACCCAACGAGCCGCGTGCCGATATTTACATGCCGACGACCGGAGCGTATTTGGCATTTATCGAAACGCTTGAGCATAAGGAAATGGTCGGCGTAAATCCGGAAGTTGCCCACGAACACATGTCGGGGCTGAATTTTACCCACGCGGTTGCTCAGGCGTGGGAAGCCGGGAAACTATTCCACATCGATCTTAACGACCAGATCGGCGGCCGCTACGATCAGGATCTGCGCTTTGGTTCGGTTACGCCAAAAGCGGCTTTTTGGCTGGTGAAGTTTCTCGAGGATGTTGGTTACCCGGGCATGCGGCATTTTGATGCTCATGCTTATCGAACCGAGGATTACGACGGCGTTAAGGATTTTGCCGCCGGCTGCATGCGGACGTATCTCATCCTGAAGGAAAAGGCTGTTCGCTGGAACAATGATGCCGAGATTCAGGCAATCCTCGCGGAGATCGAGGAGACAAATAAGAATGACGGGCTAGGCGGCTTTGACAGCCTGCTCGCGACAGAGTTTGACCGTCATCAGCTAGCGTCGAAAGGGCTGCAATACGAACGGCTCGATCAGTTGACCATGGATATTCTGTTCGGCGTTCGGTAG
- the galE gene encoding UDP-glucose 4-epimerase GalE: MSVLVTGGAGYIGSATVELLRSLGRDVVVLDNLVYGHREAVEADVPFYQGDVGDRELVKKIVSEHEVDACVHFAAYAYVGESVTDPAKYFGNNTLRTNDLLNTLIECDVKKFVFSSTCATYGDPVRIPIDETHPQKPVNPYGWSKFMTERILESYDTAYGLKFVALRYFNASGATSQCGEHHEPETHLIPNVLNAADGTLPFVSVFGTDYATPDGTCVRDYIHVSDLGDAHIKALDLLSDGGGSTHINLGNGVGFSVLEVIEAARKVTGNAIEARMEPRRAGDPSHLIADSTKAVEVLGWKPGYTDIESIIKTAWDWKTVHPNGYE, from the coding sequence ATGTCGGTTTTAGTTACAGGCGGTGCAGGGTATATTGGCAGTGCAACGGTTGAATTACTCCGTTCGCTGGGCCGCGATGTGGTCGTGCTCGACAATCTCGTTTACGGCCACCGCGAGGCGGTCGAGGCGGACGTGCCGTTTTATCAGGGCGATGTCGGCGACAGAGAACTCGTAAAAAAGATCGTCAGTGAGCACGAAGTTGATGCATGTGTGCATTTCGCAGCATATGCTTATGTTGGCGAATCTGTGACGGATCCGGCTAAGTATTTTGGCAACAATACCCTGCGAACCAATGATCTTCTTAATACGCTGATCGAATGCGATGTCAAAAAGTTCGTCTTCTCATCAACCTGTGCGACGTACGGCGATCCGGTTAGAATCCCGATCGATGAGACACATCCGCAAAAGCCTGTAAATCCGTACGGCTGGTCGAAATTTATGACCGAGCGGATATTGGAATCTTACGATACAGCCTACGGACTGAAGTTCGTTGCCTTGAGATACTTTAACGCGTCGGGGGCGACGAGCCAATGCGGCGAACATCACGAACCGGAAACGCATTTGATACCGAACGTCCTGAACGCCGCTGATGGCACGCTGCCTTTTGTCTCGGTCTTTGGCACCGATTACGCGACGCCTGACGGGACTTGTGTTAGAGACTATATTCACGTGTCTGACCTTGGCGATGCACACATTAAAGCGTTGGATCTTCTGAGCGATGGCGGCGGATCGACTCACATCAATCTTGGGAACGGCGTTGGCTTTTCCGTTCTGGAAGTCATAGAGGCGGCGAGAAAAGTTACCGGAAACGCGATCGAAGCCCGAATGGAACCGCGAAGAGCGGGCGATCCGTCACATTTGATCGCGGATTCGACGAAAGCGGTAGAAGTGCTCGGCTGGAAGCCGGGGTACACTGATATTGAAAGCATCATCAAAACTGCATGGGACTGGAAAACTGTCCACCCGAACGGCTACGAATAA
- a CDS encoding ABC transporter permease: MRKELGTFVLLVVLCIVLAILNPSFISGVNLQNLARLIGIYGIFSIGLGLVVITGGIDLSVGSVFALLGVLLSIFLVEWHLPAIAAVLLVIAITTMLGVFNGFLITKVKIQPFIVTLCGLLFYRGLARFVASDETKGFGAASGFETLQSMATGSVFGVPTPFIILIGISIVAWVVLHRSIFGRYLFAVGRNETAARYSGINSNMVVASAYILCAFLTSIAGILLAFYTNSVSPSSHGNFYELYGIAAAVLGGCSLRGGEGSIIGILIGTALLQVLQNLVNLLGIPSSLNFAVMGAVILIGVVTDQLLRQRQAARIAT, encoded by the coding sequence ATGAGAAAAGAACTAGGAACATTTGTACTGCTTGTCGTGCTTTGTATTGTGCTCGCGATCTTGAATCCGAGTTTTATATCGGGTGTGAATTTGCAGAATCTGGCCCGGCTGATCGGGATCTACGGTATTTTCAGTATCGGACTCGGCCTTGTGGTCATCACGGGCGGTATTGACCTGTCGGTCGGTTCGGTGTTCGCGTTGCTCGGCGTTCTGCTCTCTATCTTTCTCGTCGAATGGCATCTGCCGGCGATCGCGGCGGTACTTCTGGTGATCGCGATCACGACTATGCTTGGTGTTTTCAACGGTTTTCTCATTACTAAGGTCAAAATTCAGCCGTTCATCGTGACGCTCTGCGGACTCCTGTTTTATCGCGGACTCGCGAGATTTGTCGCGAGCGACGAGACGAAGGGGTTTGGCGCCGCGAGCGGATTTGAAACGCTGCAGAGTATGGCGACCGGTAGCGTTTTTGGGGTTCCGACGCCGTTCATAATTCTTATCGGCATCAGTATTGTTGCGTGGGTCGTGCTGCACAGGTCGATATTTGGCCGCTATCTGTTTGCTGTCGGGCGAAATGAGACAGCGGCGAGATATTCGGGAATTAATTCGAACATGGTGGTCGCGAGTGCATATATCCTGTGTGCATTTCTGACGTCGATCGCCGGTATCTTGCTCGCGTTCTACACGAACTCGGTCTCACCGTCGTCGCACGGTAACTTCTACGAGCTTTATGGAATTGCCGCGGCGGTCCTTGGCGGCTGTAGCTTGCGTGGCGGCGAAGGCTCGATCATCGGAATTCTGATCGGCACAGCTTTGCTGCAAGTGCTGCAAAACCTGGTCAATCTGTTGGGCATCCCGAGTTCGCTAAATTTCGCCGTGATGGGCGCGGTTATTTTGATCGGTGTGGTTACGGATCAGCTTTTGAGACAGCGGCAAGCGGCACGTATCGCGACGTAG
- a CDS encoding trypsin-like peptidase domain-containing protein, translating to MIRKLGVLAFALLFVFGLSAELSFAQIAVTADHVAESSLNAVVTIQLAADGQSNAVGSGLIVRSDGYILVPFSLVRGSREIQVRLRNGETYDKAEIVSTDERRNIAILRINAVGLSYIPSGTTEESQVGSKMFVVASPTGQSVVKADLMLNSVQMADSVQGAGKGYRLLQFGSIDGVNPAGGLLLDGFGRSLGIVTTTPDVKGGNIAVPLSSIIGMIRSVPVNNVGTTAVSTSTYPAAPAPTPYTIPQSSVLVPQRGVTPLTAKGPGSAVVKPATVPEILALSKTIYVTSGTVSFKSDQLVNELNKRKEIPEWGLSFVDERDLADLVLEIDHVLLTWKYTFKIYSQRLGTIVATGSVVILDGNIGAPPMAERVIEKLKTARGPEKAAPKVEPEVKTKTEK from the coding sequence ATGATCAGGAAACTCGGCGTTTTGGCGTTTGCATTGTTATTTGTTTTTGGGCTTTCAGCGGAGCTATCGTTTGCGCAGATCGCAGTGACAGCGGATCACGTGGCTGAGAGTTCGCTGAATGCGGTGGTGACGATTCAGCTGGCGGCTGACGGGCAGTCGAATGCGGTCGGGTCGGGGCTGATCGTCCGCTCGGATGGATATATTTTGGTGCCCTTTAGCCTCGTTCGCGGATCACGCGAGATACAGGTGCGGCTTCGCAATGGCGAGACGTATGACAAGGCCGAGATAGTCTCGACGGACGAGCGGCGAAACATCGCTATTCTCCGTATCAATGCAGTTGGTTTGAGCTACATCCCGAGCGGCACGACCGAAGAGTCACAGGTTGGCTCAAAAATGTTTGTCGTCGCGAGTCCAACCGGGCAGTCCGTTGTTAAGGCCGATCTCATGCTGAATTCCGTCCAGATGGCCGATTCCGTGCAGGGAGCGGGCAAAGGCTATCGGCTGCTGCAATTTGGTTCGATCGACGGCGTTAATCCTGCGGGCGGGCTTCTGCTCGATGGATTTGGACGTTCGCTGGGGATTGTCACGACGACACCGGACGTAAAAGGCGGGAACATCGCCGTTCCGCTCTCAAGCATTATCGGGATGATCCGCTCTGTGCCGGTCAATAATGTGGGGACGACCGCTGTGTCCACGTCGACTTACCCGGCGGCACCGGCTCCAACGCCATACACGATCCCGCAAAGTTCGGTTCTCGTGCCTCAACGCGGTGTCACACCATTAACGGCCAAGGGCCCGGGCTCCGCGGTCGTCAAACCGGCGACGGTTCCAGAGATCCTCGCCCTGTCAAAGACGATATATGTCACCAGTGGAACCGTATCGTTCAAGTCCGATCAGCTTGTCAACGAGCTGAACAAACGCAAAGAGATACCCGAATGGGGCCTGTCGTTCGTTGACGAACGAGATCTCGCCGATCTCGTACTTGAGATAGATCATGTCTTGCTGACGTGGAAGTACACATTCAAGATATACAGCCAACGCCTCGGCACGATCGTCGCCACGGGAAGTGTAGTCATCCTCGACGGCAACATCGGTGCACCCCCAATGGCCGAGCGAGTGATCGAAAAACTAAAAACCGCCCGCGGCCCCGAGAAGGCCGCTCCTAAAGTAGAACCGGAAGTGAAGACCAAGACCGAAAAATGA
- the galT gene encoding galactose-1-phosphate uridylyltransferase, which translates to MVEKAKTGIWEERWHPLREEWVIVAAHRQNRPWSGEMLEGREKHTPEYVENCYLCPRNERVGGVHNDDYKGVFVFDNDLPSVGQNAPMEPDKPVGIYKNRPANGLARVICYSPNHGLSLAEMDKTAVEEVIAAWQREYRDLGSRNEIDHVLIFENKGEAVGVSNPHPHGQIYGTNFVFKTIDTEAKAADRHLKETGRVLFADIIDSEQKDGRRVIFENETAIGFLPYFARYAYEVYVAPKRPCRSVAELNEREVADFAEALKAVLVRYDNLWKMPFPYVMPLHNAPTDGGDHRGFHFHIEFHPPLRKPNLLKYLAGPEIGGGNFLSDTSPEEKAAELRALPAVHYKAS; encoded by the coding sequence ATGGTAGAAAAAGCCAAAACTGGAATTTGGGAAGAGCGTTGGCATCCGCTTCGGGAAGAATGGGTGATCGTCGCGGCTCATCGGCAGAACCGGCCGTGGAGCGGTGAGATGCTTGAGGGCCGCGAGAAGCATACTCCGGAATACGTCGAAAATTGCTATCTGTGCCCCAGAAACGAGCGTGTCGGCGGCGTTCATAATGACGATTATAAGGGTGTATTTGTATTCGATAACGACCTGCCAAGCGTCGGCCAAAATGCTCCGATGGAGCCGGACAAGCCGGTTGGCATTTATAAAAATCGCCCTGCGAACGGCCTTGCTCGTGTGATCTGTTATAGCCCGAATCACGGCCTTTCGCTCGCTGAGATGGACAAGACTGCGGTTGAAGAAGTTATCGCTGCTTGGCAGCGGGAATACCGCGATCTTGGCAGCCGCAACGAGATCGATCATGTTCTGATATTCGAGAATAAGGGCGAAGCGGTCGGCGTTTCCAATCCACATCCGCACGGGCAGATATACGGAACGAATTTTGTATTTAAGACGATCGATACTGAAGCGAAAGCTGCCGATCGACATCTCAAGGAAACCGGCCGCGTGCTTTTTGCTGATATCATAGACTCTGAACAAAAAGACGGACGACGCGTGATATTTGAGAATGAAACGGCGATCGGTTTTCTGCCGTATTTTGCTCGCTATGCATACGAGGTTTACGTCGCCCCGAAACGGCCATGCCGCAGTGTTGCGGAACTTAACGAACGCGAAGTCGCGGATTTTGCGGAGGCGTTGAAAGCGGTGTTGGTTCGTTACGACAACCTCTGGAAAATGCCATTTCCCTATGTTATGCCGCTGCATAATGCCCCAACCGACGGCGGCGATCATCGTGGATTTCATTTTCATATCGAATTTCATCCACCGCTGCGAAAGCCAAATTTACTCAAATATCTTGCCGGCCCTGAGATCGGCGGAGGTAATTTTTTGAGCGACACTTCACCCGAGGAAAAGGCGGCTGAGCTTCGTGCGTTGCCGGCAGTTCATTACAAAGCTAGTTAA
- a CDS encoding sugar ABC transporter ATP-binding protein — MAKPILEMQGIGKRFPGVIALGGVDFSVRPGEVVALAGENGAGKSTLMKILGGVYQPDDGKIFVDGKEVAIRSVSDASLHGIGFVHQELNVLDNLTAAENVYLGREPKQFGFLVDRAKLNADAEVFLKRLGLDIPGKTPLRELSIAQQQMVELAKALSLNARILIMDEPTSSLTLTETERLLEVIKDLRNQGVSIIYISHRLGEIKEIADRVVVLRDGKNAGVLERDEISHDAIVKMMVGRDIERHNRAQNSNETSESISVKNLRTRRYPNNAISFEVRKGEILGFAGLVGAGRSDAAQAIFGVDVPVSGTVHIDDKVIRISSANDAIRNGIFLIPEDRRNSGLILDIPIRENITLPALSRYSSSGLVSKAAETTKAKEMCERLNVKAPSVESKAANLSGGNQQKVVLAKWLSLEPKLLIFDEPTRGIDVGAKSEIYQLMRDLAKSGVAIVMISSDMEEVIGESDRVAVMHEGSITGILDREDASEEAIMRLAVGHA, encoded by the coding sequence ATGGCCAAACCGATTCTAGAGATGCAGGGTATCGGCAAACGCTTTCCGGGCGTGATCGCGCTTGGGGGCGTTGATTTTTCGGTTCGCCCGGGCGAGGTTGTGGCTTTGGCGGGCGAGAACGGTGCGGGCAAATCGACGCTGATGAAGATCCTTGGCGGTGTTTATCAGCCCGACGACGGGAAGATATTTGTTGATGGTAAAGAGGTTGCGATCAGGTCGGTTTCGGATGCGAGCCTGCATGGTATCGGCTTCGTACATCAGGAATTGAACGTACTCGACAACCTCACCGCCGCCGAAAACGTCTATCTCGGCCGCGAGCCGAAGCAGTTTGGATTTCTGGTCGACCGCGCAAAACTCAATGCCGATGCCGAGGTTTTTCTGAAGCGTCTCGGCCTCGACATCCCCGGCAAAACGCCATTACGCGAACTCTCCATCGCCCAGCAGCAAATGGTCGAATTGGCGAAAGCCCTATCGCTCAACGCCCGAATCCTGATCATGGACGAGCCGACCTCGAGCCTTACACTAACCGAGACAGAGCGGCTGCTTGAAGTGATCAAAGACCTGCGAAACCAGGGCGTCAGCATTATTTACATCTCGCACCGTCTGGGTGAAATAAAGGAGATCGCCGACCGCGTGGTCGTTCTGCGAGACGGCAAAAACGCCGGTGTTCTGGAACGCGATGAGATCAGCCACGACGCCATCGTCAAAATGATGGTCGGGCGCGACATCGAAAGGCACAATCGCGCGCAAAACTCGAACGAGACGAGCGAATCGATCAGTGTCAAAAACCTCAGAACGCGGCGTTATCCTAATAACGCGATCTCGTTCGAGGTGAGGAAAGGCGAGATCTTAGGATTTGCGGGTTTGGTTGGGGCTGGGCGTTCGGATGCGGCACAGGCGATATTTGGGGTGGATGTTCCGGTTTCGGGTACGGTGCATATCGACGACAAGGTGATTCGCATTTCGTCGGCGAATGATGCTATTCGGAATGGTATTTTTCTGATCCCGGAGGATCGTCGTAATTCGGGGCTGATATTGGATATTCCAATTCGCGAGAATATCACGCTGCCCGCGCTATCGCGGTATTCGTCGAGCGGATTGGTGAGCAAGGCGGCGGAAACAACCAAGGCAAAAGAGATGTGTGAGCGGCTGAACGTGAAGGCTCCGTCGGTCGAATCAAAAGCCGCGAACCTAAGCGGCGGAAACCAGCAAAAGGTTGTACTGGCGAAATGGCTGTCGCTCGAGCCGAAGCTCTTAATATTCGACGAGCCGACTCGCGGCATCGACGTCGGAGCTAAATCCGAGATCTATCAACTAATGCGTGACCTCGCCAAAAGCGGCGTTGCGATCGTCATGATCTCAAGCGATATGGAAGAGGTCATCGGCGAAAGTGACCGGGTTGCCGTCATGCACGAAGGCTCGATCACCGGAATTCTCGATCGCGAAGATGCGAGTGAAGAAGCGATAATGCGACTTGCCGTTGGGCATGCGTAG
- a CDS encoding YifB family Mg chelatase-like AAA ATPase, translated as MLFLSQSACVYGIDALIVDIEVNLQPVKNEGDVIPPFSIVGLPDTAIRESKERVRAAITNSKYFFPFHKTTINLAPADVKKEGAAFDLPMALGILGANGDLAIESVEGILSVGELSLDGRVRPVRGALSITLKAREAGIKHIFLPEENAPEAAVVSGINVYPIKDLRMAADLSHDLMTGKPTRIQPLKLDLSELKSRENKYAADFNEVRGQQSAKRALEIASAGGHNILFIGPPGSGKTMLAKRLPTILPPLEFEEAIEITKIHSVAGLTGKSGLIVERPFKSPHHTVSQAGLIGGGSIPKPGDVSLAHLGVLFLDELPEFDRSVLEVLRQPMEDKTVTISRAATSLTFPSNFTLVASMNPCPCGYFGSSRECKCSPMQIQRYVGKISGPLMDRIDIHIDVPAVKFNELRGKNVEECDSSATIRERVNAAREIQIARLGGDGVYSNSAMSPKQIRKFCELDAQSEELLERAMSRQGLSARAHDRILKVSRTIADLEGSENIQPGHISEAINYRSLDRNYWA; from the coding sequence ATGCTCTTCCTGTCGCAATCGGCGTGCGTTTATGGTATCGATGCGTTGATCGTCGATATCGAGGTGAATCTGCAGCCGGTTAAGAATGAGGGCGATGTTATCCCGCCTTTCTCTATCGTTGGTCTTCCGGATACGGCCATCCGCGAGTCGAAAGAACGTGTACGGGCGGCGATAACCAACAGCAAGTACTTTTTTCCTTTTCACAAGACAACGATCAATCTCGCTCCGGCCGATGTTAAGAAAGAAGGAGCGGCCTTCGATCTTCCGATGGCTTTGGGAATACTCGGGGCGAACGGCGATCTGGCGATCGAGAGCGTTGAGGGCATTTTGAGTGTCGGGGAGCTCTCTCTCGATGGACGTGTTCGTCCCGTTCGCGGGGCTTTATCAATAACGCTGAAGGCTCGTGAGGCGGGCATTAAACATATATTTCTGCCGGAGGAAAACGCTCCTGAGGCGGCGGTTGTCAGCGGTATCAATGTCTATCCTATAAAAGACCTGCGAATGGCCGCGGATCTTTCTCACGATCTGATGACGGGAAAACCCACGCGGATACAGCCGTTGAAACTCGACCTCTCTGAATTAAAATCGCGTGAGAATAAATACGCCGCTGATTTTAATGAGGTCCGAGGCCAGCAGTCAGCGAAGCGGGCATTGGAAATTGCCAGTGCGGGTGGACATAACATCCTGTTCATCGGCCCGCCGGGATCGGGCAAGACGATGCTCGCGAAGCGTTTGCCGACGATATTGCCGCCGCTGGAATTCGAAGAGGCGATCGAGATCACGAAGATCCATTCGGTGGCGGGACTTACCGGAAAATCGGGCTTGATAGTCGAACGGCCGTTCAAATCGCCGCATCACACGGTTTCGCAGGCCGGGCTGATCGGAGGAGGCTCTATACCGAAACCTGGCGACGTTTCGCTGGCTCACCTCGGCGTTTTGTTTCTCGACGAGCTGCCCGAATTTGACCGCAGCGTCCTCGAAGTCCTACGACAGCCGATGGAAGACAAGACGGTGACGATCTCGCGGGCGGCGACTTCGCTCACATTTCCTTCGAATTTCACGCTTGTGGCGTCGATGAATCCTTGCCCGTGTGGGTATTTCGGGTCTTCGCGCGAATGCAAATGTTCGCCGATGCAGATCCAGCGTTACGTTGGCAAGATCTCCGGGCCGCTGATGGACAGGATCGACATTCATATCGATGTTCCGGCGGTGAAGTTCAACGAGCTTCGCGGAAAAAATGTCGAGGAATGCGACAGTTCGGCGACGATCAGGGAACGTGTGAACGCGGCGCGCGAGATCCAGATCGCAAGGCTCGGTGGCGATGGCGTTTATTCAAATTCCGCAATGTCACCAAAACAGATCCGCAAGTTTTGCGAACTCGATGCTCAGAGCGAAGAGTTATTAGAGCGAGCGATGTCACGGCAAGGGCTCTCGGCACGTGCTCACGACCGAATTCTAAAGGTCTCACGCACGATCGCCGATCTCGAGGGCAGCGAAAACATCCAGCCCGGGCATATCAGTGAGGCGATAAATTATCGTTCGCTCGATCGGAATTATTGGGCGTGA
- a CDS encoding GHMP kinase, with protein sequence MLTTTAKIERSTDLEAFIETLKANRAFFDFGNEVVISRSPGRLDVMGGIADYSGSKVLEMPIAEAAFAGIQKIDEPFVRIRSLGSDTTRTHEFQMPLGDLISNGECIEYAAAREYFRREPSDSWAAYIAGAFVVLMREKGLGFRGGLSILLDSKVPEGKGVSSSAAIEVVSMTAIAAAFDLEIDARELAILCQKVENLVVGAPCGIMDQMTSAAGEAGRFLSMVCQPAEVGESVAIPDGIEFWGIDSGIRHSVSGGDYGSVRTGAFMGYRMIAEAAGLAVRQVADGVVEINDPEWHGYLANITPTEFERRFATKLPRAMTGKEFLTKFHGITDTVTRVLPEKTYSVFCPTKHPVYENSRVQEFAKLLTSAEPDLEKLGELMYASHDSYSSCGLGTEGTDLLVELVRESPNLFGAKITGGGSGGTVAVLGRKGADPEVKWVADEYEEQTGHQPHIFAGSSTGAAGFGHVKFSFGSNT encoded by the coding sequence ATGTTGACGACTACTGCAAAAATTGAACGCTCGACCGATCTCGAAGCCTTTATCGAAACGCTGAAGGCGAATCGAGCGTTTTTCGATTTCGGAAATGAGGTCGTCATCTCCCGTTCTCCGGGAAGGCTCGATGTGATGGGCGGCATTGCGGACTATTCGGGTTCGAAGGTTCTTGAAATGCCCATAGCCGAGGCAGCGTTTGCGGGAATTCAAAAAATTGATGAGCCTTTCGTGCGGATCAGGAGCCTCGGCAGCGATACGACGCGAACACACGAATTTCAGATGCCGCTCGGCGATCTAATTTCGAACGGCGAGTGCATCGAATACGCCGCGGCGAGAGAGTATTTTCGCCGCGAGCCGTCGGATAGTTGGGCCGCTTATATTGCGGGTGCGTTCGTGGTGCTGATGCGGGAAAAAGGTTTGGGTTTTCGCGGCGGACTGAGCATCTTGCTCGATTCAAAAGTACCTGAGGGAAAGGGTGTTAGCTCATCGGCAGCGATCGAGGTTGTGTCGATGACGGCGATCGCGGCGGCATTTGATCTGGAGATCGACGCACGCGAACTCGCTATACTCTGTCAGAAGGTAGAGAATCTGGTTGTCGGGGCACCGTGCGGTATCATGGATCAAATGACCTCGGCGGCGGGAGAAGCGGGAAGGTTTTTGTCGATGGTTTGCCAGCCGGCGGAGGTTGGCGAAAGTGTCGCGATACCTGACGGCATCGAGTTTTGGGGCATTGATTCGGGCATTCGACATTCGGTCAGCGGCGGTGATTACGGATCGGTGCGGACCGGGGCTTTCATGGGCTACCGTATGATCGCAGAAGCCGCAGGCCTTGCAGTAAGGCAAGTTGCCGATGGCGTCGTTGAGATCAATGACCCAGAATGGCACGGATATTTGGCAAATATCACGCCGACAGAATTTGAAAGAAGATTTGCGACCAAGCTGCCGCGAGCGATGACCGGAAAAGAGTTTCTGACTAAATTTCACGGTATTACGGATACGGTGACGAGAGTCTTACCCGAGAAAACATATTCCGTATTTTGTCCGACGAAGCATCCGGTTTACGAGAATTCGCGTGTGCAGGAATTTGCCAAGCTGCTCACATCAGCCGAGCCTGATCTCGAAAAACTTGGCGAACTGATGTACGCGTCGCACGACAGTTATTCGTCTTGCGGACTTGGAACCGAGGGCACTGACCTCCTCGTCGAACTCGTTCGCGAATCACCGAACCTGTTCGGAGCGAAGATAACCGGCGGCGGCAGCGGCGGAACGGTAGCCGTACTCGGCCGGAAAGGCGCTGATCCTGAGGTGAAATGGGTCGCCGATGAATACGAAGAGCAAACCGGGCATCAGCCGCATATTTTCGCGGGTTCATCGACGGGAGCGGCTGGGTTTGGGCACGTTAAGTTTAGTTTTGGGAGCAATACCTGA
- a CDS encoding inositol monophosphatase, translating to MELGDFLPILKRLHERIRTVVVDACEQTAIESMAAVAREEEGDTIYAVDQVSEELIVEFIEKEIASKTPVVLIAEGLETGEIILPHGAAESDAKWRIIVDPIDGTRGLMFQKRSGWILTGVAPNKGEETNLADIEFAIQTEIPLVKQYLSDTIWAFRGQGANAERFNRISGETSEVTLKPSVNRSIAHGFATISRFIPGVGVEATEIYENVVRAALGEVQPGKAQCFEDQYISTGGQIYELMAGHDRFVADLRPLFEKEGMNLGLCCHPYDLCTELIACELGVIVTDERGESLRARLAVEPDVAWVGYANEGIRVQIEKHLQAEIDRC from the coding sequence ATGGAGCTCGGCGATTTCTTGCCAATACTAAAGCGGCTGCACGAACGGATCCGGACCGTCGTCGTTGACGCTTGTGAGCAAACGGCCATCGAAAGCATGGCCGCTGTCGCTCGTGAGGAAGAAGGCGACACGATCTATGCCGTCGATCAGGTCAGCGAGGAGTTGATCGTCGAGTTCATCGAAAAAGAGATAGCGTCGAAAACGCCGGTTGTTCTAATCGCTGAAGGTTTGGAAACAGGTGAAATCATTTTGCCTCACGGAGCGGCAGAATCCGATGCGAAATGGCGAATAATCGTTGATCCGATCGACGGAACACGCGGTTTGATGTTCCAAAAGCGCAGTGGGTGGATATTGACCGGGGTCGCCCCAAACAAAGGCGAGGAAACGAATCTCGCCGACATCGAATTTGCGATACAGACCGAAATTCCGCTCGTAAAACAGTACCTTTCCGACACGATATGGGCATTTCGTGGGCAAGGTGCAAACGCAGAGCGATTCAACAGGATCAGCGGTGAGACGAGCGAAGTGACGCTTAAACCGTCGGTAAATAGATCGATCGCTCATGGTTTCGCTACGATCTCTCGATTCATTCCTGGTGTCGGTGTTGAGGCGACGGAGATTTACGAGAATGTGGTAAGGGCGGCACTCGGCGAGGTCCAGCCCGGTAAAGCTCAGTGCTTTGAAGATCAATACATCTCGACCGGCGGCCAGATTTATGAGCTCATGGCGGGACACGACCGGTTCGTTGCCGATCTGCGACCATTGTTCGAAAAAGAAGGCATGAATCTAGGGCTTTGCTGCCATCCGTACGATCTGTGTACTGAGTTGATCGCCTGTGAACTTGGCGTGATCGTCACCGATGAACGTGGAGAGTCCCTGCGGGCTAGACTCGCGGTTGAACCGGATGTCGCCTGGGTTGGCTATGCGAATGAAGGCATTCGTGTGCAGATCGAGAAACATTTGCAGGCGGAAATTGATAGATGTTGA